A region from the Dendropsophus ebraccatus isolate aDenEbr1 chromosome 1, aDenEbr1.pat, whole genome shotgun sequence genome encodes:
- the LOC138785490 gene encoding olfactory receptor 5G9-like, whose protein sequence is MCEENQTQVTQIHIIGFQSLLKYRSLLFIVLLLTYLFILVGNLLIILLVTIIDHLKTPMYFFLKHLSIADVLLTTDIIPVMLDSVFFDEGILPFWGCVTQMHLYGIFAFFQCLLIAVMSYDRFLAICHPLRYSSLMSPELCLQLVIGSWLLASVNTSSEILILIQFTFCGLNSIDHFFCDLAPIVELATSDASILVMHDFISSISLIFFPFIFIIMTYFCIFCTILKISSNFGRRKAFSTCSSHLITVCAYYGTLITVYMAPSGENTSYINKYISLLYLVVTPSMNPIIYSLRNHEIKRAMRKMVNVIIENE, encoded by the coding sequence ATGTGTGAGGAGAACCAGACACAGGTCACTCAGATACATATTATAGGGTTCCAAAGTCTCCTGAAATACAGATCTCTTCTCTTCATTGTGCTCCTCCTGACTTACCTCTTTATACTGGTCGGGAACCTTCTTATTATCCTCTTAGTGACCATTATTGATCACCTCAAAACCCCAATGTATTTCTTTCTTAAGCACCTATCCATAGCTGACGTCCTACTAACCACTGACATAATCCCTGTAATGTTGGATTCAGTATTTTTCGATGAGGGAATTTTGCCATTTTGGGGCTGTGTGACACAGATGCATTTATATGGTATATTTGCATTTTTTCAGTGTCTCCTCATTGCCGTCATGTCCTATGATCGCTTTTTGGCCATTTGCCATCCATTACGTTATTCTTCATTGATGAGTCCAGAACTTTGCCTGCAGCTTGTTATAGGATCATGGCTTTTAGCCAGTGTGAACACATCAAGTGAGATCCTTATTCTTATCCAGTTTACCTTCTGTGGTTTGAATTCCATTGACCACTTCTTCTGCGACTTGGCTCCCATAGTGGAATTGGCCACTTCAGATGCTTCCATTTTGGTGATGCATGATTTTATTTCTTCTATTTCTTTGATATTTTTCCCCTTTATTTTTATCATTATGACCTATTTTTGTATCTTCTGTACGATCCTCAAAATCTCTTCAAATTTTGGTAGAAGAAAAGCCTTCTCCACATGTAGCTCCCACCTGATCACAGTGTGCGCTTATTATGGAACCCTGATCACAGTCTACATGGCTCCATCTGGTGAGAACACATCATATATCAACAAATACATTTCCCTCTTGTATCTAGTAGTGACCCCATCGATGAATCCCATCATCTACAGCCTGAGGAACCACGAGATCAAGAGAGCCATGCGGAAAATGGTCAATGTTATTATTGAAAATGAGTGA